From Nevskia ramosa DSM 11499, the proteins below share one genomic window:
- a CDS encoding type IV toxin-antitoxin system AbiEi family antitoxin domain-containing protein — MSSKLNLVLQRLPRNAVVTAAWLRTQGIDRNLTAHYLRSGWLVPVGTGAYARAGESVDWPGGVHGLQHDGVPIWIAGQTALDLLGYGQNIAMGAAPVHLFARPKTRVPTWFAKANWTRPVSVQKSALFSTLDGLDASFKKHVIGELSITIAAAERAVFELAHAVHDEPGFEALDHAMQGLMGLRPSLMQALLQACAQVRVTRLVLLLGEHHRHPWVSRIDLASVDRGSGKRHLWPGSAIHRIHQISVPKGFVDGRD; from the coding sequence ATGAGTTCCAAATTAAACCTTGTGCTGCAGCGCCTGCCCCGGAATGCCGTAGTGACGGCAGCGTGGCTGCGGACGCAGGGCATTGACCGGAACCTCACCGCGCATTACCTGCGCAGTGGCTGGCTGGTGCCGGTGGGCACGGGAGCCTATGCGCGTGCAGGCGAATCGGTGGACTGGCCCGGTGGCGTGCATGGCTTGCAGCACGATGGCGTTCCGATATGGATCGCCGGGCAGACTGCACTGGATCTGCTGGGCTATGGCCAGAACATCGCAATGGGCGCAGCACCGGTCCACCTGTTCGCCAGACCGAAGACCCGCGTGCCTACCTGGTTCGCGAAGGCAAACTGGACCCGTCCGGTGTCGGTGCAGAAGTCGGCCCTGTTCAGCACGCTGGACGGCCTCGATGCCTCGTTCAAAAAGCATGTGATCGGCGAGTTGTCGATCACCATCGCCGCTGCTGAGCGCGCCGTGTTCGAACTGGCCCATGCGGTGCACGACGAGCCGGGCTTCGAAGCACTGGACCATGCGATGCAGGGCTTGATGGGCTTGCGCCCGAGCCTGATGCAAGCGCTATTGCAGGCCTGCGCTCAGGTCCGCGTGACCCGGCTGGTATTGCTGCTGGGCGAGCATCATCGGCATCCCTGGGTGTCGAGGATCGACCTTGCTTCGGTCGATCGTGGCAGCGGCAAGCGGCACCTCTGGCCGGGCAGCGCCATTCACCGCATCCATCAGATCAGCGTACCGAAAGGGTTTGTCGATG